Proteins from a genomic interval of Halomonas alkaliantarctica:
- a CDS encoding LysR substrate-binding domain-containing protein → MLEKETKAMRRLPPLKAIAAFEAAARHESVTKAAIELNVSHSAISQQIKILEHHFNQKLFQKKGNGIELTPKARNFLKDVTESLDIIAVASQNLTSSNVLNRISVNSTPTFSVQWLVPRIADFQRAFPNVEVKTEVSTTDVLSKAYEQSDLIIRRYPMKKSGMECVRILDDVSVAVAAPRLFEGERLESPSDLLRFKLLHTKSRISAWPNWFRKAGIVTNQTLAGQVFDHIFLGLASARSGAGICLCPRVFVEDEISDGRLINVFAENVIIGSGFYALYDKKSRGVNNIERLIRWLMGENIADVPISQDIEWELYS, encoded by the coding sequence TTGTTAGAAAAAGAGACGAAAGCTATGCGGCGCTTGCCCCCTTTGAAAGCCATTGCAGCCTTTGAGGCCGCTGCACGTCATGAGAGTGTGACCAAGGCCGCCATCGAACTGAACGTTAGTCATAGCGCGATAAGTCAACAGATAAAAATATTAGAGCACCACTTCAATCAGAAGCTTTTCCAGAAGAAAGGCAACGGTATTGAGTTAACGCCGAAGGCGAGGAATTTTCTTAAAGATGTAACGGAGAGCCTGGATATTATCGCGGTGGCGTCGCAAAACCTAACGAGCTCTAACGTTCTCAACCGCATCAGTGTGAATTCAACCCCCACCTTTTCAGTGCAGTGGCTAGTGCCGCGTATCGCAGACTTTCAACGAGCCTTTCCAAACGTTGAGGTAAAAACCGAAGTATCCACTACCGATGTGTTGAGTAAAGCCTACGAGCAGAGTGACCTGATCATAAGACGTTACCCGATGAAGAAGTCTGGAATGGAGTGTGTTCGTATACTTGATGATGTTTCTGTCGCGGTAGCAGCCCCTAGACTGTTTGAAGGTGAACGTCTTGAGTCACCATCCGATTTGCTGCGCTTTAAACTGCTTCATACCAAAAGCCGGATATCAGCATGGCCTAACTGGTTTCGCAAAGCGGGTATTGTTACTAACCAGACATTAGCAGGGCAGGTGTTCGACCATATCTTTCTTGGCTTGGCATCAGCCAGGAGTGGGGCAGGTATCTGTCTTTGCCCACGCGTATTTGTAGAAGATGAGATCAGCGATGGACGGCTGATAAACGTTTTTGCTGAAAACGTTATCATCGGTTCAGGTTTCTATGCCCTTTACGATAAAAAGAGCCGAGGCGTTAATAATATAGAGCGCCTAATCCGGTGGCTAATGGGTGAGAATATTGCCGATGTTCCTATCTCCCAAGATATCGAATGGGAGCTTTATTCCTAA
- a CDS encoding DUF3541 domain-containing protein, translating into MKKLFSLMIVLALAGCAAIEPHQARDVQHDVGLAIQEVYERALPTLSENKQRHFAQRLYRLTGEQHWWALNHAYGERLITRLEDDIVGLAKPGYAAARSRTIVADYSQRTAKQRARRDMLGEWGEIAFARGLLFRLVQAEYYGLLPTIENHERALGYQAEVDWAAFLTDPAVIGIYAAQVANQTYFLHQLGVMDLRREVEAAFRRHYPPDRVAGLDDAEYRNWLYGLTHFVIADSRYYQRKVDPEVHAWVLEALERETAGIMARATADIQAEVALAFLLANREDHPLVGRVREALVAAVDPASGIIPSPTGEKGLTGGEHRNVLAIMVLRWPGRLHPGPDLSDGLGRRSAEFTGSHHPQNKGAGHEPT; encoded by the coding sequence ATGAAAAAGCTCTTTTCACTGATGATTGTGCTGGCGTTGGCCGGCTGCGCCGCCATAGAGCCGCATCAGGCGCGTGACGTCCAGCACGACGTCGGTTTGGCCATCCAGGAGGTCTACGAGCGGGCGCTGCCGACGCTGTCCGAGAACAAGCAGCGCCACTTTGCCCAGCGGCTCTACCGCCTGACTGGTGAACAGCACTGGTGGGCCCTCAATCATGCCTATGGCGAGCGTCTAATTACGCGACTTGAGGATGACATCGTCGGTCTGGCCAAGCCCGGGTACGCGGCTGCCCGCAGCCGGACGATCGTTGCCGACTACTCGCAACGCACTGCCAAGCAGCGCGCCCGGCGCGACATGCTGGGTGAGTGGGGGGAGATCGCCTTCGCTCGTGGGCTGCTGTTCCGGTTGGTCCAGGCCGAGTACTACGGCCTGCTGCCGACCATTGAAAACCACGAGCGGGCGCTGGGCTATCAGGCAGAGGTTGACTGGGCGGCCTTTCTGACCGACCCCGCGGTGATCGGGATCTATGCCGCTCAGGTGGCCAACCAGACGTACTTCCTGCACCAACTCGGCGTGATGGACCTGCGCCGGGAAGTGGAGGCGGCCTTCCGACGCCACTACCCGCCTGATCGAGTCGCCGGGCTCGACGACGCCGAGTACCGTAACTGGCTATATGGCCTGACCCACTTCGTCATCGCTGACAGCCGCTACTACCAGAGGAAGGTGGACCCGGAAGTGCACGCCTGGGTGCTGGAAGCGCTAGAGCGGGAGACGGCTGGCATCATGGCCCGGGCCACCGCCGACATCCAAGCCGAGGTGGCATTGGCCTTCCTGCTTGCCAATCGCGAGGATCATCCGCTGGTGGGCCGGGTGCGTGAGGCGCTGGTGGCGGCGGTGGATCCGGCCAGCGGCATCATCCCCTCGCCCACTGGGGAAAAGGGACTGACGGGTGGTGAACACCGCAACGTTCTGGCAATAATGGTGTTGCGCTGGCCGGGCCGCCTGCATCCCGGCCCCGACCTCTCGGACGGGCTTGGCAGGCGCTCAGCGGAATTTACAGGCAGCCATCATCCACAAAACAAAGGGGCAGGGCATGAACCAACATGA
- a CDS encoding VOC family protein → MNQHEKLNYVELAAKDLNATKTFFSAVFGWEFTDYGPEYSAFSNQGLDGGFYQADACSRTDNGAALLVFYSDHLEATYKKVVDHCGQIIKPIFEFPGGFRFHFIEPSGNEFAVWSEGRA, encoded by the coding sequence ATGAACCAACATGAAAAGCTCAACTACGTCGAGCTCGCCGCCAAGGACTTGAACGCCACCAAAACCTTTTTCTCAGCGGTGTTTGGCTGGGAATTCACCGACTACGGCCCGGAATACAGTGCGTTTTCCAACCAGGGCTTGGATGGCGGCTTCTACCAGGCGGACGCCTGCAGCCGTACCGACAACGGCGCCGCCCTGCTGGTGTTCTACAGCGATCACCTGGAAGCTACTTACAAAAAGGTGGTGGATCACTGCGGTCAGATTATAAAACCAATTTTCGAGTTCCCAGGTGGCTTCCGTTTTCACTTCATCGAGCCCAGCGGCAACGAGTTTGCCGTGTGGTCAGAGGGACGGGCATAG
- a CDS encoding ABC transporter permease, which translates to MNKLSLSRISFIGYVIVVLIFLILPLLVVVPMSFSDSRFLSFPPSSFSFRWYDTFFNNPEWMSAAKTSLIVAFSTALIATPIGVAAAYAINNSSHRLMRHLTRPPHQGPASADYIARGTMPVPLTTRQTRCRWAR; encoded by the coding sequence ATGAATAAACTATCCTTGAGCAGAATCAGCTTCATTGGCTATGTGATAGTGGTACTGATTTTCTTGATTTTGCCACTACTGGTAGTCGTTCCCATGTCATTCTCAGACAGTCGTTTTCTGTCCTTTCCACCCAGCAGTTTCTCATTCCGCTGGTATGACACTTTCTTCAATAACCCGGAGTGGATGTCTGCCGCGAAAACGAGTTTGATCGTGGCGTTCTCCACGGCCTTGATCGCCACACCAATTGGCGTGGCAGCGGCCTATGCCATCAACAACTCCTCCCACCGGCTGATGCGCCATCTAACACGTCCGCCTCACCAAGGCCCGGCCAGCGCTGATTACATTGCTCGCGGGACTATGCCCGTCCCTCTGACCACACGGCAAACTCGTTGCCGCTGGGCTCGATGA
- a CDS encoding 3-phosphoshikimate 1-carboxyvinyltransferase yields the protein MPTIEILRSPLKLHGKVGVPGSKSITNRALLVAALATGKSSLSGVLVSDDTRYMVKALTELGVCIRFSSDTCIDIEGTGTLKQPCDSLYLGNAGTAIRFLTAACALVKGTVVLNGDEHMQKRPIHPLIDALNAAGIHATVPSSGCPPCQVHGQGSILGGTISVSGNLSSQFLSSLMLVAPLAKQSTTIKLAEDTIGALGYIEITRSVMNAFGAHVYQDDEKRFHIANTGYNTCDFKVEPDASAATYFWAAETLTGGMIDLGYSPSDFSQPDVAAHTLMQSFPSLPSCIDGAQLQDAIPTLAVLAAFGYSKVRFTGIANLRVKECDRIAAVHKGLNCIKPGLATIEGDDLIVIGDPELPTQARPCTIDTMSDHRIAMSFALAGLKCRGIKILDPKCVDKTFPNYWSELSKLGVSFSYA from the coding sequence TTGCCTACCATCGAAATCTTGCGCTCTCCGTTAAAGCTCCATGGCAAGGTGGGGGTGCCGGGATCAAAGTCGATTACCAATAGAGCACTGCTGGTAGCCGCCCTGGCAACCGGTAAAAGCTCACTCTCCGGCGTGCTGGTAAGCGATGACACACGTTATATGGTTAAGGCACTCACGGAACTCGGCGTCTGCATCAGATTCTCCAGCGACACATGTATCGACATTGAGGGCACGGGGACACTTAAGCAACCTTGCGACTCGTTGTATCTTGGCAATGCAGGAACAGCGATACGCTTTCTGACAGCAGCCTGCGCCCTGGTTAAGGGTACTGTCGTGCTCAATGGTGATGAGCACATGCAGAAAAGGCCGATTCACCCTTTGATTGATGCCTTAAATGCGGCAGGCATTCATGCGACAGTCCCCTCTTCGGGATGCCCACCGTGCCAGGTGCATGGTCAAGGCTCCATACTGGGAGGCACCATAAGCGTCAGCGGCAATCTTTCCAGCCAGTTCCTTTCATCCCTTATGCTAGTAGCCCCACTGGCCAAACAATCTACGACAATCAAACTCGCCGAAGACACTATCGGCGCTTTAGGTTACATAGAGATTACACGCTCTGTTATGAACGCTTTTGGTGCCCATGTTTATCAGGATGATGAGAAGCGCTTCCACATCGCAAACACTGGGTATAACACCTGCGATTTCAAAGTAGAGCCAGATGCATCAGCCGCTACTTACTTCTGGGCTGCCGAGACATTAACAGGAGGCATGATTGACCTAGGGTATTCGCCTAGCGATTTTTCCCAACCCGATGTAGCAGCGCACACGTTAATGCAGTCATTCCCTTCTTTGCCTAGCTGTATTGATGGCGCACAATTGCAAGATGCGATCCCCACGCTGGCGGTGTTGGCCGCTTTTGGCTATTCAAAAGTGCGCTTTACCGGCATCGCGAACCTTCGCGTCAAGGAGTGCGACCGTATCGCGGCTGTACATAAAGGGCTCAATTGCATAAAACCTGGGCTTGCGACTATTGAAGGTGACGACCTGATAGTCATTGGTGATCCAGAACTGCCCACTCAGGCTCGACCATGCACGATAGACACTATGTCCGACCATCGTATCGCCATGAGTTTTGCACTCGCCGGGCTGAAGTGCCGCGGGATCAAGATATTGGATCCCAAGTGTGTGGATAAGACTTTTCCCAATTATTGGTCTGAGCTTTCAAAACTGGGTGTTTCATTCAGCTATGCTTAA
- a CDS encoding ABC transporter ATP-binding protein gives MAELILQDIRKSYGNAEVLKGISRRIADGTFFTLLGPSGCGKTTLLRIIAGFVSPTQGAVHFNKEDITRVSPHHRGVGMVFQDYALFPDKNVFDNVAYGLRARKLSSKEVQRKVPEYLEKVGLSGLGSRLPAEMSGGQRQRVALARALVIEPRVLLMDEPLSNLDASLRVQMRDVIRSLQLETRTTTIFVTHDQEEALAMSDEIAVMKNGRIDQCGAPTDVYRNPQTAYVSRFVGSANLLPAEFLAHGEGGMDRYRVQGTLVAGRTMDVAKNGRYMMVARPENITIRMKNSEPVDGELEGRIASLQFQGYRTSFHVVLKSGEDLHVETVGEAETSALGRGDNVIVSIGEKCLFVPEASA, from the coding sequence ATGGCTGAACTTATATTGCAGGATATCCGCAAGTCCTACGGTAATGCCGAAGTACTCAAGGGTATTAGCCGCCGTATTGCTGACGGCACCTTCTTTACTTTGCTCGGCCCGAGCGGTTGTGGAAAAACCACGCTACTCAGAATTATTGCGGGATTCGTATCGCCTACCCAGGGGGCCGTCCATTTTAATAAGGAGGACATAACCCGCGTTTCACCGCACCACCGGGGCGTTGGGATGGTGTTTCAAGACTATGCCCTCTTTCCGGATAAAAACGTATTCGACAACGTTGCCTACGGTCTTCGTGCGCGTAAATTATCAAGCAAGGAGGTCCAGCGCAAAGTCCCGGAGTATCTAGAAAAAGTGGGGCTTAGCGGTCTCGGCTCACGATTGCCAGCAGAAATGAGCGGCGGTCAAAGGCAACGGGTTGCGCTCGCGCGTGCGCTTGTCATTGAGCCACGTGTACTACTGATGGATGAACCGCTCTCCAATCTAGATGCCTCACTTCGCGTCCAGATGCGAGACGTCATTCGTTCCCTTCAGCTTGAAACCCGCACAACAACAATTTTCGTGACCCATGATCAAGAAGAAGCGCTCGCCATGTCAGACGAGATCGCGGTCATGAAAAATGGCCGCATTGACCAGTGTGGCGCACCTACTGATGTTTATCGCAACCCCCAAACGGCCTATGTGTCACGTTTTGTCGGTTCGGCAAACCTATTGCCGGCCGAATTCTTGGCGCATGGGGAAGGTGGCATGGACCGCTACCGTGTTCAAGGAACCCTTGTAGCAGGACGTACCATGGACGTAGCCAAGAATGGCCGCTACATGATGGTTGCCCGCCCTGAAAATATCACTATTCGAATGAAAAATAGTGAACCAGTTGATGGAGAGTTGGAAGGGCGCATCGCTTCTCTGCAATTCCAAGGGTATCGAACCAGCTTTCATGTCGTCTTGAAAAGTGGTGAGGATTTGCATGTCGAAACAGTCGGTGAAGCTGAAACCAGTGCATTGGGGCGCGGCGACAACGTTATTGTTTCTATCGGTGAGAAATGCCTTTTTGTTCCGGAGGCTTCGGCATGA
- a CDS encoding HAD-IA family hydrolase — MELSNFKVLTFDVLGTLIDFETGVLDSIRRIGGNTAQEFSDDTIFEAYKRGRDRYPGRSSSAMADVYRSLAEELKLPADSISADSFQLAVLHWPAFEDSVAALKRLRKHYRLVAMTNADRTAFSCYSHILDDPFDDSVTCDETGVAKPNPQFFAYNRGRQAAHGYKFSEILHVAQSQYHDIGIAKELGYTTCWIERRQGQAGFGGTPEPAQVTTPDFHFPTLKALADAVEKV; from the coding sequence ATGGAACTTTCCAATTTTAAAGTTCTTACCTTCGATGTCTTGGGCACGCTGATCGATTTCGAAACCGGTGTACTGGACTCTATCCGTCGAATTGGTGGTAATACTGCTCAGGAATTTAGCGACGACACCATTTTCGAGGCCTACAAACGTGGGCGGGATCGCTACCCTGGCCGTTCGAGCAGTGCCATGGCAGATGTCTATCGCTCACTGGCGGAGGAGTTGAAGCTGCCTGCGGATTCGATTTCAGCCGATTCTTTCCAACTGGCAGTGCTTCATTGGCCCGCCTTCGAGGATTCAGTGGCGGCGCTAAAGCGCCTACGCAAGCACTACCGTCTGGTAGCGATGACCAATGCCGACCGTACCGCGTTCTCTTGCTATTCGCATATCCTCGACGACCCGTTCGACGATAGCGTGACCTGCGACGAGACAGGCGTGGCCAAGCCCAACCCGCAATTCTTCGCTTACAACCGTGGCCGTCAGGCGGCCCACGGCTATAAGTTCTCGGAAATACTGCATGTCGCACAAAGCCAATACCATGACATCGGCATTGCCAAGGAGCTAGGTTACACCACTTGCTGGATAGAGCGTCGTCAAGGTCAGGCGGGGTTTGGCGGCACACCGGAACCCGCACAGGTGACAACACCTGACTTCCATTTCCCCACGCTGAAGGCGTTGGCCGACGCCGTGGAGAAGGTGTGA
- the trpA gene encoding tryptophan synthase subunit alpha has translation MNSPSRLESCFAALKQQNRPALVSYLTAGDPDAETSRRLLHGLPAAGVDIIELGMPFSDPMADGPAIQKAALRALKNGQTQAKTLEMVRSFREENSTTPIVLMGYYNPIFCYGVQRFLADAASAGVDGLIVVDLPPEHDEELCQPAAQHGIDFIRLATPTTDAKRLPKVLANASGFIYYVSVAGVTGGSAPTPERLENSVAQLREHTELPIAVGFGIRSAEQAATIGRYSDAVVVGSALVDCIERANTPDDAVERVHGLVSELAESVRGCREVSEDHQF, from the coding sequence ATGAATAGTCCCTCGCGTCTTGAAAGCTGCTTTGCTGCACTCAAGCAGCAAAACCGCCCGGCGCTGGTCAGCTACCTAACCGCTGGCGACCCTGACGCCGAGACCTCCCGACGTCTGCTGCACGGGCTGCCTGCGGCAGGGGTGGATATTATTGAGCTTGGCATGCCGTTCAGCGACCCGATGGCCGATGGACCCGCCATCCAGAAAGCCGCGCTGCGCGCCCTGAAAAACGGCCAAACCCAAGCCAAAACGCTGGAAATGGTGCGGAGCTTTCGAGAAGAAAATAGCACTACGCCGATTGTGCTGATGGGCTACTACAACCCGATTTTCTGCTACGGCGTTCAACGCTTTCTAGCGGATGCCGCCAGCGCTGGGGTAGATGGCCTGATCGTGGTGGATCTACCGCCCGAACACGACGAAGAGCTCTGCCAGCCAGCGGCGCAGCACGGCATTGATTTTATTCGCCTGGCCACACCGACCACTGATGCCAAGCGGCTGCCTAAAGTGCTGGCTAATGCCTCTGGGTTTATCTACTACGTCTCCGTAGCCGGTGTCACTGGTGGAAGTGCACCCACGCCGGAAAGGCTGGAAAACTCGGTTGCCCAATTACGTGAACACACCGAGCTACCCATTGCGGTTGGTTTCGGCATTCGCTCTGCAGAACAAGCCGCCACCATTGGCCGCTATAGTGATGCGGTCGTCGTCGGCTCCGCACTAGTCGATTGTATTGAGCGTGCCAACACGCCTGATGACGCCGTTGAGCGAGTACATGGTTTGGTCAGCGAATTGGCTGAAAGCGTCAGGGGGTGTAGAGAAGTGAGTGAAGACCACCAGTTTTAA
- a CDS encoding LysE family translocator, whose protein sequence is MLAIVAYALGVMYTPGPVNLLGLNVGINGQARQSVGFCLGVGTAMLAYLLVLGWAGAAWIDDGALVVVSALGCSYIFYLASKIARSSVDLSEPDNAPRLLSYRDGLFMQLLNPKAMVATLPIATLQFPAADIHGLSLVLWAFGLSMLAAGAPGSYIVIGSVVGSRIKSPAIVKGFNWLMAGLLVAVALSIGVEHVWLPLTARS, encoded by the coding sequence ATGTTAGCAATCGTCGCCTATGCCCTGGGCGTCATGTACACCCCTGGGCCTGTGAACCTGCTCGGCTTGAACGTTGGCATCAATGGCCAAGCCAGGCAGTCAGTGGGATTTTGCCTTGGCGTGGGTACCGCGATGCTGGCGTACTTATTAGTATTAGGTTGGGCGGGCGCTGCATGGATCGACGATGGCGCACTGGTGGTAGTCAGCGCGCTGGGTTGCAGTTATATCTTTTATCTGGCGAGCAAAATTGCCCGTTCTAGCGTTGATTTAAGCGAGCCGGATAACGCCCCACGGCTGTTAAGTTATCGTGATGGGCTTTTCATGCAGTTGCTTAATCCCAAAGCCATGGTGGCCACCCTGCCCATTGCCACACTGCAGTTTCCTGCCGCTGACATTCATGGGCTTAGCTTAGTACTTTGGGCATTTGGGCTGTCGATGTTGGCTGCGGGCGCCCCCGGCAGCTATATCGTGATTGGCAGCGTGGTGGGCAGTCGTATTAAAAGCCCTGCAATCGTTAAGGGCTTTAATTGGTTAATGGCTGGGTTACTGGTGGCTGTGGCACTTTCGATAGGCGTGGAGCATGTGTGGCTACCGCTTACTGCCCGAAGCTGA
- a CDS encoding FAD-dependent oxidoreductase, which yields MPLTRDKNVDIAITGGGYTGLTAAHRLAERGGQAIVVDANPIGWGQAVAMAAWYPPSSGSRSPVSLRPTVCQSPLPCTGSVMRRWIRWMAGSNSAAGGIR from the coding sequence GTGCCTCTTACCAGAGATAAGAACGTCGATATCGCCATCACCGGAGGAGGATACACGGGATTGACCGCGGCCCATCGGCTGGCAGAAAGGGGGGGCCAGGCCATCGTGGTGGACGCCAACCCTATCGGCTGGGGGCAAGCGGTCGCAATGGCGGCGTGGTATCCGCCAAGTTCCGGCTCTCGTTCCCCAGTATCGCTCAGACCCACGGTATGCCAGTCGCCACTACCATGCACCGGCTCTGTCATGAGGCGGTGGATAAGGTGGATGGCCGGGTCGAATTCGGCGGCCGGGGGCATTCGGTAA
- a CDS encoding AraC family transcriptional regulator has translation MGNASRFQFIKSQHVPTLTVLHAAIEDFSYDRHAHEEYAFGVTLAGRQDFFSGGRFHRSPPGNVILFNPEQVHDGEPGGEHALDYLMVYVHPEQVNAQFAEVLGHEKSASFRSHSTLIQDAQLRNAILELARLVTSHTGSCIDQENALYQMIERTVQLGGISQPSQAPTRPDALLGLAKEYIHAHLDSDVSLDDISQAAHLSKYHFLRLFRQHYGITPHQYVINCRINAARSALDQGASLTEVALRYGFADLSHFNRRFKRIYGMTPHKYQRDIAS, from the coding sequence ATGGGCAACGCAAGCCGGTTTCAATTTATCAAAAGTCAGCATGTGCCAACACTGACGGTGCTTCATGCGGCCATTGAGGATTTCAGCTACGACCGCCATGCCCACGAGGAGTATGCCTTCGGTGTCACCCTGGCGGGTCGTCAGGATTTCTTCAGCGGCGGGCGTTTTCACCGCAGCCCTCCTGGCAACGTTATTTTGTTTAATCCCGAACAAGTTCACGATGGCGAACCCGGCGGCGAACACGCGCTGGATTACCTGATGGTGTATGTGCATCCTGAACAGGTTAACGCGCAGTTTGCAGAAGTACTGGGGCACGAAAAATCGGCTAGCTTTCGTTCACATAGCACGCTGATTCAGGATGCCCAATTGCGCAACGCCATTTTGGAACTGGCGCGCTTGGTTACTTCTCACACCGGTAGCTGTATCGATCAGGAGAACGCGCTTTATCAGATGATCGAGCGCACTGTGCAACTGGGTGGAATTTCTCAGCCCAGCCAGGCGCCCACTAGGCCCGATGCGCTGCTGGGCTTGGCGAAAGAGTATATCCACGCCCACCTGGATAGCGATGTCTCCCTTGATGACATCAGCCAAGCGGCGCACTTATCCAAGTACCATTTTTTGCGGCTGTTTCGGCAGCATTACGGCATCACGCCACATCAATATGTGATCAATTGCCGAATCAATGCGGCCCGTTCTGCGCTAGACCAAGGCGCTTCCTTAACGGAAGTCGCTTTGCGATATGGCTTTGCCGATCTTAGCCATTTCAATCGACGCTTTAAGCGCATTTATGGCATGACGCCCCATAAGTACCAGCGTGATATCGCAAGCTAG
- a CDS encoding ATP-binding cassette domain-containing protein has translation MAISLLGPSGSGKTTLLGALGGFIMHSSGSVWVGDQDMTYMPPHKRNIGIVFQSYALFPHMSVGENVAFPLRARRLPKSTWPKRVKQALTILLPVTRIDEHTVRLGDHTLRSAKTITTHDDLLLAIQTEKLLIDDGLHEPGINRLSCRVTEAIYQGDSLRLFLELEDGTSISMRQPSHHTALQKIPPLGERLSVVLHPEDTVIVPRAGCATPAANVA, from the coding sequence GTGGCAATATCGTTGCTGGGCCCTTCGGGCTCTGGAAAAACGACCTTGCTTGGTGCCTTGGGCGGGTTCATCATGCATTCTTCGGGGTCAGTATGGGTAGGGGATCAGGACATGACGTATATGCCTCCTCACAAGCGCAATATCGGCATCGTTTTTCAGAGCTACGCGCTCTTTCCTCATATGAGTGTCGGTGAAAACGTCGCTTTTCCCTTGCGGGCTCGTCGCCTGCCTAAGTCAACGTGGCCGAAGCGAGTTAAACAGGCGCTGACCATTCTGCTCCCGGTAACCCGCATTGATGAGCACACTGTCCGGCTAGGCGATCACACACTGCGTTCGGCCAAGACTATTACTACCCATGACGATCTACTGCTGGCGATTCAAACCGAAAAACTGCTGATCGATGACGGCCTCCATGAACCGGGCATCAATCGCCTCTCATGCCGGGTCACTGAGGCCATCTATCAAGGCGATAGCCTGAGACTCTTCCTTGAGTTGGAAGATGGAACCTCAATCAGCATGCGTCAGCCCAGTCACCATACGGCACTGCAAAAGATTCCACCGCTCGGCGAGCGTCTGAGCGTGGTACTGCATCCAGAGGACACCGTTATCGTGCCTCGTGCGGGATGCGCCACTCCGGCGGCAAACGTCGCCTGA
- a CDS encoding FAD-dependent oxidoreductase, translating to MVSLFPELADIGIAYRCSGHVGMTLDALPHVGRFDDRVCYAAGYNGAGVAMSTLLGRLAADYAMGESPDVALLAAERLQSVPFYPLREVGIRLVAGYYQFLDAIGR from the coding sequence ATGGTGTCACTCTTTCCAGAGCTTGCCGATATAGGCATCGCCTACCGTTGTTCAGGGCATGTGGGCATGACACTGGATGCCTTGCCCCATGTCGGCAGGTTTGATGACAGGGTTTGCTACGCCGCCGGTTACAACGGCGCTGGAGTAGCTATGTCTACTTTACTCGGGCGTTTGGCGGCGGACTATGCCATGGGCGAAAGCCCTGATGTGGCACTGCTGGCAGCGGAGCGGCTCCAATCCGTCCCGTTTTACCCTTTACGTGAAGTCGGTATTCGACTGGTAGCAGGTTACTACCAGTTCCTTGATGCAATCGGGCGCTGA
- a CDS encoding AraC family transcriptional regulator, with protein sequence MRNEPTTFQLAAELMIQIDRHQSPAQENVAQSLMSSPMDDALRVSVTRFLETMSQPLEAEILGPALVRELYFRVLTGAQGNAMRAALAMQWQFGKIGKALRHIHATYAQPLNLSQLASEAGMSVPTFLNHFKAITHTSPMQYVKSTRLHQARLLMVRQSMTAEDACHAVGYLSASQFNREFKRLFGLTPTAETKRMRENFALPPAFTKPDSTVLIN encoded by the coding sequence GTGCGAAACGAGCCGACCACCTTTCAGCTCGCCGCGGAGCTGATGATCCAGATCGACCGCCATCAATCTCCTGCCCAGGAAAACGTGGCCCAAAGCCTAATGTCCAGTCCCATGGATGATGCTTTGCGGGTGTCCGTGACACGTTTCCTCGAAACGATGAGTCAGCCGCTTGAGGCGGAGATTCTCGGCCCCGCGCTGGTGAGAGAACTGTATTTTCGCGTGCTCACCGGTGCGCAGGGCAATGCCATGCGTGCGGCGCTGGCAATGCAGTGGCAGTTCGGGAAAATCGGCAAGGCGTTACGCCACATTCACGCGACCTACGCTCAGCCGCTTAACCTGTCGCAACTGGCTAGCGAGGCCGGTATGAGCGTTCCGACGTTTCTTAATCACTTCAAAGCCATTACGCACACTTCACCCATGCAGTACGTTAAATCCACGCGACTGCATCAAGCACGACTGCTGATGGTTCGTCAGAGCATGACGGCAGAGGACGCTTGCCACGCCGTCGGCTACCTGAGTGCTTCGCAATTCAATCGGGAGTTCAAACGGCTTTTCGGATTGACGCCAACTGCCGAAACGAAACGGATGCGGGAGAACTTCGCGCTCCCGCCTGCTTTCACCAAGCCGGATAGCACCGTCTTGATAAATTGA